Within the Hippoglossus stenolepis isolate QCI-W04-F060 chromosome 2, HSTE1.2, whole genome shotgun sequence genome, the region TTCTCTTCGGTCTGTTCGTACTGCATACTTCAAGTCAAAGTAATACCATGTAAAGTACTTTAACTGGTCTGCTCGACTGCATACTTACTGCATTACTTCAAGTCAAAGTAATACAATGATCAAAAAAGTACCTTTAACTGGTCTGTCTCTGTACTGCATTACTTCAAGTCAAAGTAATACCATGTAAAAGTACCTTTAACTGGTCTGTCTCTGTACTGCATTACTTCAAGTCAAAGTAATACCATGTAAAAGTACTCTTAACCGGTCTGTCTCTGTACTGCATTACTTCAAGTCAAAGTAATACAATGTAAAAGTACTTTTAACCGGTCTGTCTTTGTACTGCATTACTTCAAGTCAAAGTAATACCATGTAAAAGTACTTTTAATCGGTCTGTCTTTGTACTGCATTACTTCAAGTCAAAGTAATACAATGTAAAAGTACTTTTAACCGGTCTGTCTCTGTACTGCATTACTTCAAATCAAAGTAATACAATGTAAAAGTACTTTTAACCGGTCTGTCTCTGTACTGCATTACTTCAAGTCAAAGTAGTACCATGTAAAAGTACTTTTGTTACCTCACAAAATTATGTAATaatcaacattattattaaagtaTTCATGTGCTTGATAAGGTATAGAGAGTATTTGTTGGCGTATTATTGTCGTAGCTCTCAATtttcagaaaatataaatatccaaAGCTAAATCTAAACTCGTTATCAAAATATGTGGCGAAAATGTTCTGTTCACAATCAATTGACTAAGTGTTGCAGCTACTATATATATGTGGTTGGTTTAATAAACAACAGCATCATATTGTGTACGTTCAATTGTCTACACTGGAGAATAATCAGTGAAATAAGAATTTCAGTTATCAGATAATGCAGTGAAGGAAAAAGTAGAGATTTCCCTCTAAATTGTAGTAGAGGTATAAAGCAGTTGGCTgtaatatgacaataaataatGACAGATTACTTACAGTATGTAATTAAAGTACTTTTGCCATCAGACACTTTGATTTGTCAAAGCAGAACAAAACGGTAAAATACTAACAATGAGGCTGAATTGAATTTAGCCGAACACAGTAGTTCTGTGGGTTTGGACAGATGAGTGTTTAGTTCTTGTTAGAAGTTAAAATTAGGGATAacttgatatttgttttctccacaTCCTGATAAGTCTTTTAAAGGACCAGTATGTAGAACTTAGGgagatctattggcagaaattgaatacacATAACTACGGAGCCCACATTCCCAGTGGGTCTCTCTGCATGTGACGCAGGTCATTGACTCCTCGCTGCGCTCACTGAGCAGCTGACCTTCACTTCTGAGGTGGATCAGATAGAATAGACGGTCGAGGCCGGTGAGATTTTGGCAGGCGAAGAAGGTTCAAGTTCAGAAAAGGGAAAACCCAGAGTTTAAACAGCAACAGTGTGATTAAGTTGTGTAAGCTCAGGAAATGGCTTTGAAGTCTGCGACATGTGTCAGCGCTCACTTTCATCCCGTCTCACCTCCTAACTCGACCCCACACGGCCGCTGGTTCACTGTGAAATCGGGAAAATGCAAGTCGAGTATCCAGAAGCAGATAATTTGgacacccccccctctctgtgtgaGAATGTTTGTGATGACAGACCCACCCCCCTTCCAAATGTCCATTCAAGGGGAACAGTGGACGTCAGTGTTTGCCCTGTGAACAGAAGTGACTCCTTTCACTGAAACACTCACCACTGTTCCTGTGtgagcgcgcgcacacacacacactaatggtTAAACATTGAAATCAAACCAGAAAGGcttacaaaaaaaatcattttattctccttctACCATGTGAGGAGATGCTTTACACAGATGGATTGTGATCTGATCTGATTCATACATCAAGTAGTGAGAACCATTCATGCactgcaatcacacacacacgcaaacaaacacaaacacacgtcacaCCATCATGACACACACTCTTGATCCTTCATTTGTAAATATGCAGTTATGTTCCTGTATTGAATGTCCTCCCGTAGTGAGGTTGGACTGACCTCAGGTTTGTGCCTCTCATGAACAACCAGCACATTTAAGTCAAAGCTGAGGTAAGACTCAATTTTCCTGAAGGATAAATGCCGAGCAACGCAGTAACAATATTCTCTTCTCAGGCTCGTAAAGAAGATTCAGGACcatttggattttaaaaatattaaatccaCAGCACGATAAAGAATCTTGCACACTGTTGAGTTTGATCAACATACATTTTGCCTGATGACAAGTCTGAGGTGGGAAACTAATTCATAAAGAATTTGTTCCTGGGTTAAGAGGTTTTGATCTAACACTAAGATTCTATGCTTTGCAAGACCTTTATCATCTATTTCCAAGTTTAATCAAATTTAACTTGTATAGCAAATCACAATTTTGCCTCATATGGCTTAACAATGGGTGACCTCATCTGCCCTTCACCCTGGACTTGAGTGAGGAGAATCAACCCTTTCTACATCCCTCTCCTAAGACAGACAGAAGTGGCAGCTCTAATTTCATCCCTGGTAACAAGAAATTCATATTCATAAAATGTAGACACATTATTTTGTATACAAACTGTGTATAACAGCAACGTAGGCAACAAGTGTAGAACTATTAATAAAACTTTGGATTACGTAAGTAAAAATTGAGGAAGGAGGATATTTTAGAGCTGCAACTtgaaaattgtttaaaaatcgTTGTTATTCAGCAACATAGGTTTTTTCTCCAGCTTGTTTGATAAGAAGCTGATGGTTCTACACCCATCATCACAACAATGAATGGTTTTAAGTTCTTGTGAATCTGTTAACAGATCCCCTGGCggattttttccatttttagttTGTATGTAACAATGATACATGAGAGGCAAAAACCGGAGACTGGTTGAACTTAACATTAGTCCGGGACTTCAGAGCAGATAGAGTTGTTGGATACACATAATTGATTACACAGCGCAGCaagttttcacagcattaaCAGTCAGACTTCTTGTGGAACATAGATGTTTCCTAAGAGCCTCTTCTCAAATTCAAAGCCAGCAGCAGCCAACCACATCAAACAATACCAACAACAACCTTTAGGGCACAAACCTGCTTTTAGCTTTTGCTCAGCTCTATGGAAAACGAAAACGGCCGAGTTCACTTCCTTCAGATGATTCCTCCATCCTGTTTCTTGTCTTTTAGATTTGACAGTTTTACATGCATACATgtaatttttacttttcataccACTCTGAAGATAACAGTGAAAAACCGAAAAATATGTTCAATTGATGCTGGTGTCACACACCATGAATTTTAAATGAGACCAAGCACAGGGTCGCACTTCACTGAGACATTTCTGTAGTTCACAGTTTCCAATATAGAAATTGCTCTAAGCCGATGTTGATGAAATGATTATTCGAGGCTGCATGCTTGAGCGATGAGCTTACACACGGACTGTactggaaaattaaaaaaaatcactttaaatAGAAATATCTGCTGAACCCGTCTGGCTTGGTGATCACTTCAAATAACACTTAAGTCTTAACAAACAGGTACTGTTTCGCCTCAGTGCTTTAAAGTAACAATATCAACACAAATGTCATGATACTACAACCTCCAAACTATTGACTGTGTCCAGACTGTGtaacctgaagctgctgtcaTTATTATCGTGATGAACATCTGGGCTCATCACAAAAACtcaattcaaatcaaaatgagtgTTGGTGTCAGCAGATCGACTTTATGATTTCCACAATGTGTTAACGTGATGATGAGTCTTAATCCTGCAGCTAAACACGATTGATTTTTAGGATGAAGGTCTGagatttttcataaaaaaattcatttgaaatattataatttgtcaaacatctgaaaataaaaaaattgaaaaattgacacttttttttgttctgtctaAAAACGACTCCTCGCCATATTTTTTTGATTGTGCTTTTGAACACACGCTCGCACAGTCCAGCTGTCACGTCCCTACCATCTCACACAGGCTGGACGCCAGCCGTGCACGCCACTCATCTGCATTGATGTCACCAATGACCATTTCTGGAGGTTGCCCTGACGACTGCGACTCATCCTCAGAGTCTACCTGAAATGGAACTGGACCAGCTGGAAACATCTGAAGCAGCCTCTGTTGCTTGTAGTAACAGCTTGATACCATGGCTGGTTTTTAttcagtaataaataaataaatactccTGGGGTCAGGTGCACAAGGATAAGTCCGCTCTGAGCGCGCTCCATGACCCGTGTCTGATCCCTGAACCTTGCTGTGTTTCCAGGACACTGGCTTGTTTCTGTGGCCGTCAGTCTATCCTGTTGCCACAGATGGTGAAGCGGTCTATCTCTAGCAAGTCTTTCTTGGGCGTTCTGGGTTTGAGTCCATCTCCTTCCAGTCCTGTGTCGGTGTTGATGATCTTGTCATCATCCTCTTCGTCGGGCGTCGTCAGGAATGTGTCTGAGTCGCTCTTGGGAAGGGTGGGGGCAGAGCTCTCGGCAGTGGTGTTGGGCTGAGAGTTGTCTGATGCCAGTGGTGTTCCTCCCTTGTCTGCAGTGGATTCTGTTTTTGAGGGAGACAGAGTTTAATAGAAGCAGATGAGAAACTTAAGGAGTAAACTAACACTGAATATGTTTTTGAGGAAGTGGATTATCTCTAATACCCACTTCATGAAAACAGCTGGAACGTGTTAGCTGGATAAATCAGGATTTGAACACATTTCTTGAATTTTTTAAGGGAGCATGTTCAAGCTAAAACAGGTTAagcaacacagagagaaaggggtGCACTGATTGCTACCTTGCTGTGGTGGCGTGTTAACGTGTTTGGTGCGGTTAGCTCTGGAGTTTACTCGGCTGGAGGTGGCAGAAGGTGGAGGGTCGAAGAGCTTTTCTTCCATATTGGCCgctttgacaaacacacacgacgTCCCCAGCAGAACGATACTGTTGAGCACTTTCAGAGTGATCAtcctgttcacaaacacacaaacagttagGACATGAAACGCAGAACTAATAAAACTTTGCATGCATGTTAAAAacttggaaaagaaaaactgatgcTTACCCCAAgtaaaacagcaacacacacataaaggaGAGTGAACCCTGGATTTTCACTGAGCTTGTCACTACTCTGATCAActgcaaaaagaaacacaaacataacattAGATTTGAACTGTGTACAATGAACACTGTGTTAATGGCAGAAGCTCTTCATAGAGAGTGACTGACCAGCAGAGCTAAGGGAAGCGGGATGAAGCCCATTCTCCTGGACACTGAGTCACTGTAGTCTGTGTACGCCTGAggacacaaaaaacatgttatcTCAAAAAACATCAACTACATTCTACTTGTTCAACCAATGTATCAGTCCAAcgttttttacattaaatcatGACATATCTAATAGGGAGATATGAGTGGACACTGTCACTAAACAAAATATATTGAGCTTATTAtctaatgaataataataatacagtttaCATCCATTTCTGTCCAGATGTAGTGAAATCATTTAATGAAACGGTATGAAGTGTATTCTACCATTATTATCatatgcactgaactctttTGAAATATTGCGATAAAAGAGAAGGGGACGGACGTATGGATGGACAGAACCTAGATTCATCAGTATATTTTATGGTGGGAACACTTCAAAGGTTTATCAGAAATTGGTTTTACAGTTTGGTTGAGACAAAGCAAAAGTTTATTTTTGCTCACATTTTTCTGTCGACTGCTGACAAGGTCAAAGGCAAGGCTGGCTCGGTATTCTCCGTACACctgggaaaaaacacagggTAACAAAACCATCATTAAAACTAAAGTTTCCTGTTGGCGTCTCATAATAATCAGTTGAGTGGATAAAAGTAAAGAGTAAAGATGTGGGTAGTGAAGATGagtcaaagtaaacatcagttaAATTTAGTGTAAAgagacaaaaactaaaatgtgttcACATGGATTAAATGAGAACGGGATTCACCAGTGGTCCAGAGCTAACTATAGGTGAGGGAGGTTTGTGTGATGAGGATTGACAGTTTGGAGATAAAGGGGTTAATCCCTTCCTGTGGCTTTGGTTTCCATTACACAACCGTGGTTACAACTCCTTGAAGGAAATCAAAGAGGACGAGAACACAAGAGGGAAGGAGGCGGGAAGTAAACAAGGTCGTCAGTTTTCCTCTGGTACGACAGAGTATCTGGTGTGAGTGGGACGGTGTGAGATCAAGAGAAATGACCAGTTtccaaaacacagaaacagagtgTGGTCAGTGGAGCAGGAAAAgccagggaggaagaggaaatcaATTCTATTGAGCCACAAGTTTCCTTCTTGATCTTTGATTTTGATCAGTGTTTTCCTGAGTTTCCAACTGCAATATTTCAATAATGTCCTATCAACATGGTTTTTATATTGCTGGAAACTCAGATATTCTACAGGTGTTGAGAACCTGTGGACACAGAATCCTTTTCATATAAATTGTCCCTAAAAGGCGAAGAGTACAACTAACATGGATATTAATGCAATTTCTAAGTATCCCAACTTATTTGAATTGAGACCTGGCTAATGAATGTAGTGACTCTGCTAAAAGCCTTTAAATTTATTCAGACAAAAGGAAGTAAAAGGCAAATTAACTGAGGAAACCCCATCCATGCATGAAGACTTTAAGATGTGACTTataacaactgaaaaaaatagaCCTGGAATTCAATAAAtcttgtcaaattaaaacagtaCTCGCTCCACAACAAAGCTGAGGAAGTGCTCTATGTAATACTGTAGTGAAAGGACTCACATCAGCGCTGATGTCGTTGAATTTGGTGATGAAAGCGTGCTTGACAACATCCACGGCAACTTCTGATGCTATCACCATGACTACATCAGGAAACAGCACCCACAGGTGGTCTAAGAAGAAACGCATGAAAAAATTGATTAGTGTCAATATTCAAAGCAGCACTAGATATGATTTCATTTAAGTGAGTCAGGGACAGTTAAAGGCTGACAGACAGTGAAGAGATGAGTATGAACCAATGATGGATCTATAACCTCATGTGTTCACATACATAGAGAAAGCAGCTGTGTTAGTTACCAGGGTTCCATGAAAACTGCTCCATGTTTCTCAGACAAACGATGAGCAGGAGGATGTAGTTGGTGAACCTCTCTTTTATGTCTgtgggaaacaaacaaatcaatccaGGATTAACCTACTTTGGACTCACAGCGGCTGAGTTTGATTCCATAAATTTACCTCGCACTAAATCGCCAAGTTTAAAGGGCGAGGTacaaaatgtcccaaaaaaatgCTGATGTGTGCGGCACATGTTTGGCTCTTTTTGCATTTCATCCAGCACTTACCACTGTTAGACATCTGGAAAAGGTTGTTCTTTTCAAACTTCTTAAACACACTCCCCTTGATCTCCACAAACTGCaaggaaaaatacagaaatatcaTGTAACTGAGCTCCTGCTGCGCTGCGTTCACTTTCAACTCAGTCATTATGTCTGCGAGCATCACACTCACGTTGTTTGACATCATGATGGTGAGCAGAGACTTGTTGTGGGAGTTGAAGGCTACATTGAGAGTTGTGGCCTGAACCATGATGAGGATGGCGTGAAGAACTTGGTACAAACATGTTAAGGAAGAAACACACTGAGGGCTACAGTAAAAACATTGTACTATGGTTTTCAGTCTGATCATAGACTGCAATGaaatggacgacgtgtctcaaAATCCTCCTagtatccagaaatgaagcccaaaaAAGTGATGTGCAATAAGAGAATCATCATTCTTGTCAGTTATTGTTTGTACACgactacatacagtatatgtatgcataaaaatacatatgtaGATACTACTTTAAATTGATTTGGTATCAATGTCATCAATGGCCAAATCCATTTTCATGCAATTGtattctgggtttttttttgccTGCCATTATCTTCTTTCATCTGttaatggttttaaataaagttcagAAAAAACCTTAATAAAGTAGTTTACTTTCATGTTAACTGACGTAATGACTAATTGTCTTTGCTACAAGGTCAACAACAAGTCTTTCTCAGTGAGGATACAGACGTAGAGCACGGCCATGAGGAAGTGAGGAATCACCCCTATGTgcgctctcttcttctccttgggTTCAGTGGCCGTCCAGTACAGAGCGTCCAGGATGTCCTGACCAAATGAGGAGAACAGGCGATCCGCcacctgacaaacacaacaacaagggAAGTAAATGAGTGGGCGGCTAACTCTGCAGTAGAGTCAGAGTTCAGTAGAATCAGAGTTAAGAACTCTCAGATGTTTTCTGCAGGTTTACCTCTAACATGTTGTAGATGATGTACAGTTTGATGACAGACTGTCCCCTGATGAGGTGGTACATCATGGCGTAATCCACGTAGCTCATCATTGAGTAACACAACACCATAATGAAGCCTTTCAGGACATCACATACCTGTGCTGGCTGCAGCAGGCGGGagccactgaaacacacacatacacacatgaaaGAACAGGCAGAGCTCCACTGCCCTCTACAGGTCAAACACATTAGTGCAATGGTTATTTCTGTTCTGAGAAGCTGCTCGTCAAATCTGTGTGGATTTGTCAGATTGTACCAGTCCACTGCAGAAactaaaatctgttttcatcttCAATAAATCTCTGAAAATTTTTTCaatcattttttatgtttttggtgtataaaattacaaaagtctGTGAATGGTGATCACAATTTTGCAGAacatcagtttttttctgattgTACGCCCaaagatattcaatttaaacaaataattagATTAAGAAAAATACCAAATCCCAATCtgttaatttattaaataaGGAGTCTTTTCAATAGTAGTTTGTACAGAAGTTCAAACACATCCAGAAGGATACACTCTTCTATACAAGTTGAACTACAGGGTAGAAAAACATCTTAAATGCATCATCTGTAGATTTAATGATATAATACTAAAAACTAGTTTGTAATGATGGTGCACTGGCTTTAAATATCCTGTAAAGTATACCTAACACAATTCAATGAACACCAATCGTCAACTGTTTGAACAAAGCTTATATACAGGAAAAGCTTTTAATGATTAATCGAGTACGGATCATCACTGTGGCCAAAGATCAATTAAGGGAACTGcttaaaaaaatctgctgaCTATCTTCTGTGTGAACTTTACCTGACGCCACAGCATGGCAACGTGAGGAGCCGTAAAAGGGCCAGAATGACTCTGAGCGGCAACAGCGTGAACACGTAGAGAAAGGCGTCCAGACACAGGAAGAAGCCGAATGTCATCAGCtataaagaggaagagggaaatgcatttaattattttatgacataatcattttattatttcgCAGAgtgaatgttttgtgtgtttaccttCTCCAGCTCTTTGGGGATACGCAGGCAGGTGTAGACCCGCTCTCTGCGCTCTGTGTATTTGGCCTCATTGTGTTCCAGGAAATAGCCTCTGGTGAGCTCGGTAGTTATAAATCTGACCAGCGACAGGTCTAAATACATAAGGacagagcagaagcagagcaaagtTACATCAGACAATATAAAACTAAATTACTTGACTAAGGTCAGTGAACTTCACGCTCCAACATTGTCCACCCCCCACACACCTGATACATATAACAACCATACTTTGATGGGTTAATTCAGGTATAATAGTGGCTGACTGTGCATTTCCACTGCAACCTCCACCCCAAATTCAGATGTTGCGGAGGAGATAACGGCTGATGTTACAGCTTACATCTGCAAAACCGTCGACACAATCTACACAGTCAAGAGAAGGGTAAAGGGAAGCATTTGTATCATTGATGTTAAAAAATCACAACTGTATTGGTATATTAGTTTTTGGTCATTTCGAAgagtatgtaaaaaaaatacactacTCGAGGAAAGATGCTCAGTTAAATCCAATTACTGCATGTAATGGTCGAGATATTAAATTCTAGACATGCTGGATAATgtgaaaacttttaaaatatatagttAAACATTCTTGGACCATAAGGGAAGCATGTCTTCAAATAATCCACGAGCTAGAAAACCTGACACTCATTCACAAATCAAGGGGACAATGCATTTACGTGGGGATGCCACGTAAATGCATTTTACTAAAATAGATTTCAAAGAAACCACAGACTCAGAGTTGCATATGGTAATTTCCCCATCCTTTAACCATGGAATAACAAAATTTGAATGCTAAAATCTTTCCATGAAAAGTAGCTAAACTGTCAGTTAAACTGTAGTGGagcaaaaagtaaaacatttgaatggAAAGTAGGACTAAAAAGCTTAGAATTATACATaattaaaaggtccagtgtgtgagagggatctcacacactgtgtgagggatctattggcagaaaatgaatataaaataaacctaGTGAGGTTCTCACTAGTGTCTGATCCCCTACattgtattgttgttttctttatcctagaatgattcctttatatttaattactttatatttacctcagggcaggtcctctctacggaggccgccatgttttttacagtcatccaaactggacaaactaaacaccttttgagtttttatgacaactgaaggctaccacaggttctccttcgtGTTTAGAAGAGGatgggggaggtgaggggtattcagctgcaacatgcacaatcaccactagatgtcactaaattctacacactgaacctttaactaaACATGCAAGTTATACCAGTTTTAACATGGGACAAATTAGCTGGCGGCTCACCACAGTCTATGTAATTAACGGGAAACACTGAATTAGCCCCGTAGCGATGCTGTAATCCAGCTCAGTGTCTGACAAATATCTGTGGTGGCGTCTGCATCCACAGATCAGGCACAAACCTGGAGGAGAGCCCATGTTGCCAGATTGGGTGGAGACATGATACTGTGTGgagtgaggagggggggcaggTGCACGACACAAAACGAACGGTCTGTTCAAAAGTTGTAGCAGCAGCAATAAAAGTAGTTTGTTAAATTGTGCTAAAACTACCTTCAAACGCCCCATTGCTACAATTAGGGTCAAACATCGTGATCATAACCTAAACACACGAACATTATTGACATACTTTTAAGTGATTTACCCTTTGCAGATCTAATCACCTCCCatgttatatttaaatgaaatgcataGGACGCACTGTATAACTGCAGAACCTGCCTCGCGATCAACTCTTTCTAATGTTGACTTCAGCCTCTCAGTAGTGACCTGACAGATGAAGACACATCAGATGTTACACAGCGATCAGGGACCGTTAGCAGCCAATTCGGCGGGTTTAACCCCCAGAAAGAAAAACGTCAACAAACACAGTTTATCTGATGATTTCTAACTGGGGGCAACTTTTCAGTCCGGCGAGTCTGGCACCGCGAGCAGCCGCTGGAGAGGCTGCGGTGACATTTAACCCTGCTGGGGCACCGTGAACCCGACAGATGAGCTCCCACACGCCGCCGCACCGTGACCTGAACCCGGCTGCTGGGTGCCAGGCTCCGGTAAAACAAACAGCTAGCTTAGCGCTGTCCGCCCCGCACACACTCACTGCGCTGGAGACGATGCTAGCTCCCTCTCACCTGACAGGTTCCGTCTCTTGCCCGCGCTGCCGCCATTTTCGTCGCGGAACCCCCGCGTCTCCGTGGCCCCGTCGCTCGCCGTGCTCTTCTCGGCCGTGGCAGCGCTGCCGTCCCGCTCCCTGTCCTccgtctccttctccttctcctctcccggACCAGTCGACAGCGACTCCGCCATCTTCTCCAAACggtctcagctgctgctggaggaggaggaggggggtgggggggagctGCGTCAGCTGCCGTGGCGTCATCACGCCCCGCAGTGTCGTCCCATCGCCAGAGGGTGTCGCTAGAAAACGAAGTGTGGCCGTTTTACAGCTCCTTAAGTTGATTGATTCACTTATTAATTTCTGATGAATGGATTTTTATTCCAGAATAAcaatgatagatagatagatagatagatagatagatagatagatagatagatagatagatgcacATAGAGTAGTAGCAATAAAAAAgatatgaataattaaaatagctcaaaatagaatgtaataaacataaaatgtactaaaaacTGTGCATACTCCCTATAAGTAAATGATACATAATAAAGTAGTAAATATAATAGAACAAAAAATAAGcctataaacataaaaaaaaatgcacgcATGCAGTGAAGTGAACTTCATGACCCTGTGTATGAACCAGGGTACATACTGTACACGGGGAACATAGGCGGAGCAAGAACAGGATTCAACAGGGGCTCACTGCTCATGCTGTATTTGCCCCGAGCTCTGTTACATACGACCAAATTAACTTGCTCTTTAGCAAAGATGAGTGATCAGACCCCTCTCTGaacattgtgttttcctgtgttggGATGTCCAATCTTGTTGTAATATGGACCAGGTATGATTATCatcttaaaaatacattttgacgGAGGGGTCTTTCTCAAGGCAGCGTCTCTAGATCAGGAGCCACTGTAAGATCTTTGTCATGTGTTGTGCACATTCCGACTTTCACAATCAAACTCAGAAAATCAAAGTCTTGTTCGCAGGTCAAAAGagctttattgtcattgtctTTGATAACAAAACTACAGTTATATCTCCAATCAAGTCATTCAGAGAtatgaagatgaaaacataaacattacatattgacaacatgaaataacaaCTTAAAGTTCTCAAATATATATGGACCAAACTATACACAATATAAACATAGACATTTTGTAAcaattttattgtgttttttagcTACATTTATACTTTATGTTTGGGTTTATTGTGTGTATATTGTATTGCACA harbors:
- the tapt1b gene encoding transmembrane anterior posterior transformation protein 1 homolog, coding for MAESLSTGPGEEKEKETEDRERDGSAATAEKSTASDGATETRGFRDENGGSAGKRRNLSDLSLVRFITTELTRGYFLEHNEAKYTERRERVYTCLRIPKELEKLMTFGFFLCLDAFLYVFTLLPLRVILALLRLLTLPCCGVSGSRLLQPAQVCDVLKGFIMVLCYSMMSYVDYAMMYHLIRGQSVIKLYIIYNMLEVADRLFSSFGQDILDALYWTATEPKEKKRAHIGVIPHFLMAVLYVFLHAILIMVQATTLNVAFNSHNKSLLTIMMSNNFVEIKGSVFKKFEKNNLFQMSNSDIKERFTNYILLLIVCLRNMEQFSWNPDHLWVLFPDVVMVIASEVAVDVVKHAFITKFNDISADVYGEYRASLAFDLVSSRQKNAYTDYSDSVSRRMGFIPLPLALLLIRVVTSSVKIQGSLSFMCVLLFYLGMITLKVLNSIVLLGTSCVFVKAANMEEKLFDPPPSATSSRVNSRANRTKHVNTPPQQESTADKGGTPLASDNSQPNTTAESSAPTLPKSDSDTFLTTPDEEDDDKIINTDTGLEGDGLKPRTPKKDLLEIDRFTICGNRID